The Amycolatopsis solani genome segment ACGGAGCGGGTGCGCCGGCTCGAGGAGCGCGGCGTGATCACCGGCTACGCGGCGCACGTCGACACGACCAAGCTGGGCCTGCCGATCGAGGTGCTGGTGCGCGCGAGGGTGCGGAGCCTGGACACCCCGCGGTTCCGGACGGCGGTGCTGCCCCTCCCCCAAGTCATCGCGGCGGACCACGTCACCGGCGACGAGTGCTGGATCCTGCGGGTGCTGTGCCGCGACACGGCGGAGCTGGAAGAGCTCGTCGAGAAGGTGCAGCGCTACGGCGAGACGACGACGTCACTGGTGCTGTCC includes the following:
- a CDS encoding Lrp/AsnC family transcriptional regulator, yielding MDLDDVDWHLLELLQSDGRLSFSELGRRVSLSGSAVTERVRRLEERGVITGYAAHVDTTKLGLPIEVLVRARVRSLDTPRFRTAVLPLPQVIAADHVTGDECWILRVLCRDTAELEELVEKVQRYGETTTSLVLSSPLRRRPVTRT